In one Saccharibacillus brassicae genomic region, the following are encoded:
- a CDS encoding DUF6765 family protein: protein MNINFLYFTVKYIASRSGYTDPEAQSIAAACQFIADNNQDVPVYLKKDRLSEAIKQRHLYQNEPSKGPDMCKVPLLLSAIDAESDTDAWKAELTNVHNQKERLIPFDYFTDSALTDDGEEDNTDYRVHPIQTLQSSEAFARLFRAAAKRYRPVSDPDSTQALRRLGVLLHIVSNSFAYVPFNGYAGDVNDWTIVEVKDSRTFADITDRYKLAKDQTYPKVGHFRTGRVCEDYNIQFILKNNTLMNSHTRLSNDYFAKTAKALYGFLCQFRGQSPSDTDWRDNVLPSLIQGWNTDAGSYADLQKHWNEATGVTYGYDENAVRQSIVDLDSALKPDQQGYFDFLLMIQDVRDTVLGKLKGAEDMQSENQNGAGGWNIAVSPPNFAGDDYELSFAAALPAKLDSLALIATVIDTNTQEQIKSQTYTYKSVKSIAEKMRLSIPDDDQQLTARLVFVWSTEKGRQQKTFVQDYAVRGNSSVLAQLDRIHPVSRTGRPAIQIVNGTPSETADYNYPLNAMYIDQDSVRRLDLYAPIELRMKLADGFKLLDYSDLQLTLTPPSGSALRYCNNSKFVSFKPDPDTGLLQLTAVEEWKNRLVASDFSASLAKMRLGIQVTLEVGSESEEGYRNVAIDTGRDAKLAVGIEYLWNL, encoded by the coding sequence ATGAACATTAATTTCCTGTACTTTACGGTCAAATATATCGCGTCCCGCTCGGGCTACACCGATCCGGAAGCGCAGTCGATCGCGGCCGCCTGCCAGTTTATTGCCGACAATAATCAGGACGTACCCGTGTATCTCAAAAAAGACCGGTTGTCCGAAGCGATCAAGCAGCGCCATCTGTACCAAAACGAACCGTCCAAAGGACCCGATATGTGCAAGGTTCCGCTGCTGCTGTCCGCGATCGACGCGGAAAGCGACACGGACGCCTGGAAAGCGGAGCTCACAAACGTGCACAATCAAAAAGAGCGGCTGATTCCGTTCGACTATTTTACCGATTCCGCGCTCACGGACGACGGGGAAGAGGACAATACGGACTACCGGGTCCATCCGATCCAGACGCTGCAGAGCAGCGAAGCTTTTGCCCGGCTGTTTCGCGCCGCGGCGAAGCGGTATCGGCCGGTCAGCGATCCCGATTCGACGCAGGCGCTCCGGCGTCTGGGCGTGCTGCTGCATATCGTCTCGAACAGCTTCGCTTACGTGCCGTTCAACGGCTACGCAGGCGATGTGAACGACTGGACGATCGTGGAAGTGAAAGACAGCCGGACGTTCGCCGACATTACGGATCGGTATAAGCTGGCTAAGGACCAAACGTATCCGAAAGTAGGCCATTTCAGAACGGGCCGCGTATGCGAAGATTACAATATCCAGTTTATTCTGAAAAATAACACGTTGATGAACAGCCATACCCGGCTCAGCAACGACTATTTTGCCAAAACGGCCAAAGCGCTCTACGGGTTCTTGTGCCAGTTCAGGGGTCAGTCTCCGTCCGATACGGATTGGCGCGACAATGTGCTGCCGTCGCTGATTCAAGGATGGAATACGGACGCCGGGAGCTATGCCGATCTGCAAAAGCATTGGAACGAAGCGACGGGCGTGACGTACGGCTACGACGAAAACGCCGTGCGGCAGTCGATCGTGGATCTGGATTCGGCTTTGAAGCCGGATCAGCAGGGTTATTTCGATTTTCTGCTCATGATTCAGGACGTCCGGGATACGGTGCTCGGCAAATTGAAGGGGGCAGAAGACATGCAAAGCGAGAATCAAAACGGGGCCGGCGGATGGAACATCGCGGTGTCCCCTCCCAATTTTGCCGGAGACGATTACGAATTGTCCTTTGCCGCCGCTCTGCCCGCCAAGCTGGATTCGCTCGCCCTGATCGCGACGGTGATCGACACGAACACGCAGGAGCAGATCAAATCGCAGACTTACACGTATAAAAGCGTCAAATCGATCGCCGAAAAAATGCGCCTGAGCATTCCGGACGACGATCAGCAGCTGACGGCCCGGCTCGTCTTCGTGTGGAGCACCGAGAAGGGGCGGCAGCAAAAAACGTTTGTCCAAGACTACGCGGTGCGGGGCAATTCGTCCGTGCTTGCGCAGCTCGACCGCATTCATCCGGTCAGCCGCACCGGCCGGCCCGCGATCCAGATCGTGAACGGCACGCCCAGCGAGACCGCGGATTACAATTATCCGCTGAACGCGATGTACATCGACCAGGACAGCGTCAGGCGGCTCGATCTGTACGCGCCGATCGAACTGCGAATGAAGCTGGCCGACGGCTTCAAGCTGCTGGACTACAGCGATCTGCAGCTTACGCTGACGCCGCCGTCCGGGTCCGCGCTGCGGTACTGCAACAACTCCAAGTTCGTCAGCTTCAAGCCGGACCCCGATACCGGGCTTCTGCAGCTCACCGCTGTCGAAGAATGGAAAAACCGCCTGGTCGCGTCGGATTTCAGCGCCAGCCTCGCGAAGATGAGACTCGGTATTCAGGTCACGCTCGAAGTCGGTTCGGAATCCGAAGAAGGCTATCGGAACGTTGCGATCGACACCGGCAGGGACGCCAAGCTCGCGGTCGGGATCGAATACCTGTGGAACCTGTAG
- a CDS encoding GNAT family N-acetyltransferase, with the protein MASRIRSIGERDGNPEGVEIAQFGHTTAFYVQTMPWGLFNSVKGFSQSDADQLEGIIAFYRSRNRAFQLDVNPAGSHPEMLRQLTEQGLYQDGFHSVLYGLPSAELPELPSRIKIRQIETEADFDLYAGIHCIGAGMDPVHTHHFANNNIGLLHRPGWKMFLAAWDEEPAAVAVMHIGSDRIASLTLAATAPAFRRKGLQTALLRHRMHEAHKANCELVVAQASFGSSSQNNMERVGLQIAWTRAVWAPLNEA; encoded by the coding sequence TTGGCTTCAAGGATCAGATCGATCGGCGAGCGGGACGGCAATCCGGAAGGCGTCGAGATCGCGCAGTTCGGACATACGACCGCTTTTTACGTGCAAACGATGCCGTGGGGATTGTTCAATTCGGTCAAAGGTTTCTCGCAAAGCGATGCCGACCAACTGGAAGGAATTATTGCTTTTTACCGATCCAGAAACAGGGCGTTTCAGTTGGACGTCAATCCGGCAGGCAGTCATCCGGAGATGTTGAGGCAGTTAACCGAACAAGGCTTATATCAGGACGGTTTTCATTCCGTGCTGTACGGGCTGCCCAGCGCCGAATTGCCCGAACTGCCTTCAAGGATCAAGATCCGTCAGATCGAGACCGAAGCGGATTTTGATCTCTATGCAGGCATTCATTGTATCGGCGCCGGGATGGATCCCGTACATACACATCATTTTGCGAACAACAATATCGGGCTACTGCATCGTCCGGGTTGGAAAATGTTCTTGGCTGCATGGGACGAAGAACCGGCTGCCGTAGCCGTTATGCATATCGGCAGCGACCGTATCGCTTCTCTGACCTTGGCGGCCACGGCTCCCGCATTCAGACGCAAAGGCTTGCAAACGGCGCTGCTGCGGCATCGAATGCACGAAGCCCATAAAGCGAACTGCGAACTGGTCGTGGCTCAAGCATCCTTCGGCAGCTCCAGCCAAAATAATATGGAACGGGTAGGCCTGCAAATCGCGTGGACTAGAGCGGTCTGGGCGCCGTTGAACGAAGCATAA
- a CDS encoding MarR family winged helix-turn-helix transcriptional regulator, with translation MSKDWSQESTLLYEIYRVNNAINTTFDAYISISQSRFEILALIAQEAEIRQSDLQRKVTLDKAAVARHLKQLEEHEIVARRKKDGNNRVTWIRLTDRGRALIEHSQTEKEHFAKELLTDIDEAELAVLRKVLGRLNTNVERLKAKG, from the coding sequence TTGAGCAAGGATTGGTCGCAGGAGTCCACGTTGTTATACGAGATCTACCGGGTCAACAACGCCATCAACACCACGTTCGACGCGTACATCAGCATCAGCCAATCCCGCTTCGAGATCCTCGCCCTGATTGCCCAGGAGGCCGAGATCCGTCAAAGCGACCTGCAGCGCAAAGTGACGCTCGACAAAGCGGCCGTCGCCCGGCACCTCAAGCAGCTGGAAGAGCACGAGATCGTCGCCCGGCGCAAAAAAGACGGCAACAACCGGGTCACCTGGATTCGGTTAACCGACCGCGGAAGGGCGTTGATCGAGCATTCCCAAACGGAAAAGGAACATTTCGCCAAAGAGCTGTTGACCGATATCGACGAGGCGGAACTCGCGGTGCTGCGCAAGGTATTGGGTCGATTGAATACGAACGTGGAACGGCTCAAAGCCAAAGGGTAA
- a CDS encoding DUF6603 domain-containing protein → MEVYDDESAPSLTVALSARFQIKDALFQVVLLSGEAGTEVSGEWVNRDRSFELNDAAAYFDIVLPDFLNFDWRIAKIRLRYFSSDSRLSFQAVIRDFGELQLESSKLPGRLPRRYELNLAFPRTLELSDLPIIGSFCDPGDGFRFEAIALRYMPNVEVVFSLRSKLVIQGTTVPFDVDYVQSLKPPLPHVSSSALTGTTSLPVHTIHWLDIDKSFSVLYVSKIGFSLFESEIELYLDASFTIAMLRIDFYALSVSAPLKKLTDVRFELGGLTVSVERPNFSLSGGLYHSPTDETLYNGSLGLRIGAYRFQALGSYGELPGSGEKSFFAYLMLGLPLGGPAFFFVTGLAFGFGVNRSIRLPDLQGVRAFPLVSAAIGDTSPLAPDTPPRQALGALSEFVVPESGQYFISAGLRFLTFGVLDSFALLNIETGGRTVISLLGLSTASIPPKLADTHPIMRAELAIKAVFDPGQGVFMLTAALTDASFLFDPSCKLTGGFAIGFWFKGVYSGDFIVTLGGCHHPNFQNIHYPEIPPLGVSWIASDRVSVKGEAYFALTPSCLMAGASLKLLFEWGNLKAWLFAAADFILQWKPFFYQARAQISVGVSYRISLFGIGKTFKVEVGAGIKLWGPDFSAKVYVDWYIISFTIGFGAGSEQEPQAIGWDDFAASFLPGAFGADQRMPAGMPTGFSAADTASALSPETSSEPASLSSIGVTDGLLDRYRDHNGRDAYVVDGFRAAFRIEHKVPCTRLAFNGRSLLSREYRLDLPPMKREHVRMDVDVNIRDAATGRLVEGMDAAAEYRNVPAALWGRNDGDHDLPLMPVGGSVSVRRFASPVHLLPERGAYEESALNARESITKHVVTRVPVFAPAVPYPTDRAAALEQIRRTLGVSAERERLLTETAAAFGTWDQARIGTLASDPQAVLLAVPALRTTGSAAGTVHGCRPG, encoded by the coding sequence ATGGAAGTCTACGATGACGAATCCGCTCCCTCGTTAACCGTCGCGTTATCCGCCAGGTTCCAGATCAAGGACGCGTTGTTTCAAGTCGTGCTGCTAAGCGGCGAAGCCGGAACCGAAGTGTCGGGGGAATGGGTCAATCGGGACCGCTCTTTCGAGCTGAACGACGCGGCTGCTTACTTCGATATCGTACTGCCCGATTTTTTGAACTTCGACTGGCGGATCGCCAAGATCCGGCTTCGCTATTTCTCTTCCGACAGCCGCCTGAGCTTCCAGGCGGTCATCCGCGACTTCGGCGAACTGCAGTTGGAATCGTCCAAACTGCCCGGCCGGCTGCCGCGCAGGTATGAACTGAACCTGGCTTTTCCCCGCACGCTGGAGCTGTCGGATCTTCCGATCATCGGCAGCTTTTGCGATCCCGGAGACGGCTTCCGCTTCGAGGCCATCGCTCTTCGGTATATGCCGAACGTCGAAGTTGTTTTTTCCCTGCGCTCGAAGCTGGTCATCCAGGGAACGACCGTGCCATTCGACGTGGATTACGTCCAATCGCTCAAGCCGCCGCTCCCGCATGTCTCTTCTTCCGCGCTGACCGGCACGACTTCCCTTCCTGTCCACACCATCCATTGGCTCGATATCGACAAAAGCTTCAGTGTGCTGTACGTATCCAAAATCGGCTTCAGCCTGTTCGAATCGGAGATCGAGCTGTATCTGGACGCCAGCTTTACGATCGCCATGCTGCGTATCGATTTTTACGCGCTCAGCGTCTCCGCCCCGCTCAAAAAGCTGACTGACGTCCGGTTCGAACTGGGCGGCTTGACGGTCAGTGTCGAGCGGCCGAACTTCAGCTTGTCCGGCGGTCTGTATCATTCGCCGACGGACGAGACGCTGTATAACGGTTCGCTCGGCTTGAGAATCGGCGCGTACCGCTTTCAGGCGCTCGGTTCGTACGGCGAGCTGCCCGGCAGCGGAGAGAAAAGTTTTTTCGCTTATCTGATGCTCGGTCTGCCGCTTGGCGGACCGGCTTTCTTCTTCGTCACCGGGCTTGCGTTCGGCTTCGGGGTGAATCGTTCGATCCGGCTGCCCGATCTGCAGGGCGTCCGCGCGTTCCCGCTCGTCTCGGCCGCGATAGGGGATACGTCGCCGCTTGCGCCGGATACGCCGCCGAGGCAGGCGCTCGGCGCGCTGAGCGAATTCGTCGTGCCGGAATCCGGCCAGTATTTCATCTCCGCGGGGCTTCGTTTCCTGACGTTCGGCGTGCTGGACAGTTTTGCTCTGCTCAATATCGAGACGGGCGGCCGAACGGTCATTTCGCTGCTCGGCTTGTCTACCGCTTCCATTCCGCCCAAGCTGGCCGACACGCATCCGATCATGCGGGCCGAACTTGCGATCAAGGCGGTATTCGATCCGGGTCAGGGCGTTTTCATGCTGACGGCCGCTTTGACAGACGCTTCCTTTTTGTTCGATCCGTCCTGCAAGCTAACCGGCGGGTTTGCGATCGGATTCTGGTTCAAAGGCGTTTACAGCGGCGATTTTATCGTCACGCTGGGAGGATGCCATCACCCGAATTTTCAAAACATACATTATCCCGAGATTCCGCCGCTCGGCGTCTCTTGGATCGCGAGCGACCGCGTGTCGGTCAAAGGAGAAGCGTATTTCGCGCTGACGCCGTCCTGCCTCATGGCGGGCGCAAGCCTCAAGCTGCTGTTCGAATGGGGCAATCTCAAAGCGTGGTTGTTCGCGGCCGCCGATTTTATCCTGCAATGGAAACCTTTTTTCTATCAGGCGAGAGCGCAGATCAGCGTCGGCGTATCTTACCGGATCAGCCTGTTCGGCATCGGCAAAACGTTCAAGGTCGAGGTCGGCGCGGGGATCAAGCTCTGGGGACCGGACTTTTCCGCCAAAGTCTACGTGGACTGGTATATCATCTCGTTCACGATCGGCTTCGGGGCGGGCAGCGAGCAGGAACCGCAGGCGATCGGCTGGGACGACTTCGCCGCGAGCTTTTTGCCGGGCGCTTTCGGCGCCGACCAGCGGATGCCGGCAGGGATGCCGACAGGCTTTTCGGCGGCGGATACGGCCTCGGCCCTATCCCCGGAAACGTCTTCGGAACCGGCAAGCCTGAGCAGCATCGGCGTAACCGACGGGCTGCTGGATCGCTACCGGGATCACAACGGCCGCGACGCTTACGTGGTCGACGGATTCCGGGCGGCGTTCCGGATCGAACACAAAGTGCCGTGCACCCGGCTTGCGTTCAACGGCCGATCCTTGCTGAGCCGGGAGTACCGTCTGGATCTGCCGCCGATGAAGCGGGAGCACGTCCGCATGGACGTCGACGTGAATATCCGCGACGCCGCGACCGGCCGGCTCGTCGAGGGAATGGACGCCGCGGCCGAATACCGCAACGTGCCGGCCGCGCTGTGGGGGAGGAATGACGGCGACCACGATCTTCCGCTCATGCCGGTCGGCGGGTCAGTGAGTGTACGGCGCTTCGCTTCTCCGGTGCATCTGCTGCCGGAACGGGGCGCGTACGAAGAGTCGGCGTTAAACGCGAGAGAGTCGATCACGAAGCACGTCGTCACCCGCGTCCCGGTGTTCGCGCCGGCGGTCCCTTACCCGACCGACCGTGCGGCCGCTCTTGAGCAGATCCGCCGCACGCTCGGCGTTTCCGCCGAGCGGGAGCGGCTGCTGACGGAGACCGCGGCCGCGTTCGGCACGTGGGATCAGGCGCGAATCGGCACGTTGGCCAGCGATCCGCAGGCTGTCCTGTTGGCCGTCCCCGCGCTGCGAACGACCGGCTCGGCGGCAGGGACGGTGCATGGATGCAGACCGGGGTAA
- a CDS encoding DUF896 domain-containing protein, whose translation MVIPSLERINELSKKAKTEGLTEAEKEEQLRLRKEYLRLFRGSVNEILLNSTIVDPKGDDVTPEKLRAKQSELGKNKNH comes from the coding sequence ATGGTCATTCCAAGTCTTGAACGCATTAACGAATTGTCGAAAAAAGCAAAAACGGAAGGCTTGACGGAAGCGGAAAAAGAAGAGCAGCTGCGGCTGCGCAAAGAATATCTGCGGCTGTTCCGCGGTTCGGTCAACGAGATTCTGCTGAACTCGACGATCGTCGATCCGAAGGGCGACGACGTCACCCCGGAGAAGCTCAGAGCCAAGCAAAGCGAGCTCGGGAAAAACAAAAATCATTGA
- a CDS encoding glycosyl hydrolase family 95 catalytic domain-containing protein has product MNRNGYTLHRPASRWEEGALCGNGTIGAIVMGEPERERLILSHERLFVPMNREERPIEMGDRLPEIRRLIAEGREDEAAELPVGLFRQTHGGDDGLLWTDPFLPAIELRIDTRLPDLDVSGEADDYARSLDYASGEAAVGFRLDGRKLERRVFVSRRDAACVLRLGAEDAPADYELSVGLPPVTPEGRDFYADYFGRQPVFTVHPHASAEAAVCVCEFGGTGAGYAAIVTVASGDGEASIAGGTLSIRSAGSVTALLSLIPVADVRAFSAEDEIARLRALPASYGELLQRHEAVHAQRYGRISLRLGEEVRGLRTPSAAGDRESGGGEALWTEARAAAEAPPAFLERMFHAGRYETLSSCGEWPPNLQGVWAGSHNVPWCSDYTQDGNLPTVISGLLPSGDFESLLSYFDYQEDMLDHYRENSRALYGCRGIHIPTRSSGSGYDIHFSPEYPMTFWTAGAAWASRFYYDYWLYTGDDAFFRDRALPFMRKSALFYADFLIEDGDGRWLFSPSYSPENTPLGRSNSTTLNATMDIAAAKELLQHLITGCRTLGIEDVALPEWSAMLAKMPDYRINADGALTEWASPRYEDCYDHRHASHLYMLYADIPEEIRRDPALYAACEQAYRLKRELKKNEQGTMSFGLVQTGLAAAHLRDAEMVEAMLQSMALNNYYVTFASSHDYGPTLFNADISGGMPALMLEAIAQSSPRTDGQGVIRSYEIRLLPAVPRSMHSGQVSGLRLRGGFSLDMTWQNGQMSEYRIHNPLERAYEVR; this is encoded by the coding sequence ATGAATCGAAACGGCTATACGCTGCATCGCCCGGCTTCGCGCTGGGAAGAAGGGGCACTGTGCGGCAACGGCACGATAGGTGCCATCGTTATGGGCGAGCCGGAGCGCGAACGGCTTATTTTGTCCCATGAGCGGTTGTTCGTCCCGATGAACCGGGAGGAACGGCCGATCGAAATGGGCGATCGGCTGCCGGAGATCCGGCGGCTGATCGCCGAAGGGCGGGAAGACGAGGCGGCGGAGCTGCCGGTCGGGCTGTTCCGCCAGACGCACGGCGGCGATGACGGCCTGCTGTGGACCGATCCGTTTCTCCCGGCGATCGAGCTGCGGATCGACACCCGGCTGCCGGATCTCGATGTATCCGGCGAAGCGGACGATTACGCGCGGTCGCTCGATTACGCAAGCGGCGAAGCGGCGGTCGGCTTCCGTCTGGACGGCCGGAAGCTGGAACGTCGCGTCTTCGTATCGAGGCGCGACGCCGCCTGCGTCTTGCGGCTGGGCGCCGAAGACGCGCCGGCCGATTACGAATTGTCGGTCGGGCTGCCGCCGGTCACGCCGGAAGGGCGGGACTTTTACGCCGACTATTTCGGCAGGCAGCCCGTCTTCACCGTGCATCCGCACGCTTCGGCGGAAGCGGCGGTGTGCGTATGCGAATTCGGCGGCACGGGCGCCGGGTACGCCGCGATCGTGACGGTCGCTTCCGGCGACGGCGAGGCGTCGATCGCAGGCGGCACGCTCTCGATCCGCTCGGCCGGCTCGGTGACAGCCTTGCTGTCGCTGATCCCGGTCGCGGACGTGCGCGCGTTCTCCGCGGAAGACGAGATCGCGCGGCTGCGGGCGCTGCCCGCTTCGTACGGCGAACTGCTGCAGCGGCACGAAGCCGTGCACGCGCAGCGGTACGGCCGGATCTCGCTGCGCCTCGGCGAAGAGGTCCGCGGCTTGCGGACGCCGTCCGCCGCCGGGGACCGCGAAAGCGGCGGCGGCGAAGCGCTGTGGACCGAAGCGCGCGCGGCGGCCGAAGCGCCGCCCGCTTTTCTCGAGCGTATGTTCCACGCGGGACGTTACGAGACGCTGTCGAGCTGCGGCGAATGGCCGCCGAACCTGCAGGGCGTCTGGGCAGGCAGCCACAACGTGCCGTGGTGCAGCGATTACACGCAGGACGGCAATCTGCCGACCGTGATTTCCGGACTGCTGCCGAGCGGGGATTTCGAGAGCCTGCTCTCGTATTTCGATTACCAGGAAGACATGCTGGACCATTACCGCGAGAACAGCCGGGCACTTTACGGCTGCCGGGGTATCCATATTCCGACCCGATCGAGCGGCAGCGGCTACGATATCCATTTCAGTCCGGAATATCCGATGACGTTCTGGACGGCGGGCGCGGCATGGGCTTCGCGTTTCTACTACGACTATTGGCTGTATACGGGCGACGACGCCTTTTTCCGCGACCGGGCTCTGCCGTTCATGCGGAAATCCGCGCTGTTCTACGCGGATTTCCTGATCGAAGACGGAGACGGACGCTGGCTGTTCAGCCCTTCGTATTCGCCGGAGAATACGCCGCTCGGCAGGAGTAATTCGACGACGCTTAACGCCACGATGGACATCGCCGCGGCCAAAGAACTGCTTCAGCATCTGATCACCGGCTGCCGGACGCTCGGGATCGAAGACGTAGCGCTTCCCGAATGGAGCGCCATGCTCGCGAAAATGCCCGATTACCGGATCAACGCCGACGGCGCGCTGACGGAATGGGCTTCGCCGCGCTATGAAGACTGCTACGACCATCGGCACGCTTCGCATTTGTACATGCTGTATGCCGATATTCCCGAAGAGATCCGGCGCGATCCGGCTCTGTACGCGGCCTGCGAGCAGGCGTACCGCCTGAAGCGCGAGCTCAAGAAGAACGAACAGGGCACGATGTCGTTCGGCCTCGTCCAGACCGGCCTGGCGGCGGCTCATCTGCGCGACGCCGAGATGGTGGAAGCGATGCTCCAGTCGATGGCGCTCAACAATTATTACGTGACGTTCGCGTCTTCGCACGATTACGGTCCGACGCTGTTCAACGCGGACATCAGCGGCGGCATGCCGGCCCTGATGCTCGAAGCGATCGCGCAGTCCAGTCCGCGCACGGACGGGCAGGGGGTCATCCGCAGCTACGAGATTCGTCTGCTGCCCGCCGTTCCCCGCAGCATGCACAGCGGACAGGTCTCAGGGCTGCGGCTGCGCGGCGGCTTCTCGCTGGATATGACGTGGCAGAACGGACAGATGAGCGAATACCGGATTCACAATCCGCTGGAACGCGCATACGAAGTTCGGTAA
- a CDS encoding Hint domain-containing protein has translation MYGFLPELHNKVLNQIDPKTGMLELDFSDDEHYHFFLEQIGGLESFEQKHAHLLPVLQELRTTPLLRASKLSEYGFHEGPDDKMAIQNLLFQPAAQTASGWTAGADPKGLTLAEITADYIERKDRISVVSYLYDVTSGELLHTTADEVEHSRQYNGKIQADYPNYLEDTPRQFMIHSTFYCSASASARDEVAAPRLNAYVTKNTGFTLQGNTNIIKSFTLNDPVIRPDHLNDPNHKEVKISYIREGSIPDYDYTNDDQPFVDGDHTRILVRVPFSVTVEAADKWWIKGMDESYGYRMWLKNMINGTVNFYGDPDAIIQHKDAFDDQNRCIRMTFTFPQSWNNILDFSKVGYQAYTDVDFYSSFAVLMSGPYDLPVGISVKSDGKDYDPLNIQSAKIFIQWGCVARETKIAMADGTFKRADEVRIGDDVRDMNDAAVTVRKVLTGPEAKLYRLSTDSYSVRVTPDHIMCTEHGLLRAIEVIPGMRLHTVDGLQTVTKTGWSDYGDTVYNFEFDTETVMIGSGFLMGDSMLQNRTKELDIHEH, from the coding sequence ATGTATGGATTTTTACCGGAACTGCACAACAAGGTACTGAATCAAATCGATCCGAAGACGGGCATGCTGGAGCTGGATTTTTCCGACGACGAGCACTACCATTTTTTCCTGGAACAGATCGGCGGCCTCGAATCGTTCGAACAGAAGCATGCTCATCTCCTGCCGGTGCTTCAGGAACTTCGTACCACTCCGCTGCTGCGAGCATCCAAGCTGTCGGAGTACGGCTTCCACGAAGGCCCGGACGACAAGATGGCGATCCAGAATCTGCTGTTCCAGCCGGCGGCGCAGACGGCTTCCGGATGGACGGCAGGCGCCGATCCGAAAGGGTTGACGCTTGCGGAGATTACGGCCGACTACATCGAACGGAAAGATCGGATCAGCGTCGTCTCCTATCTGTACGACGTGACGAGCGGGGAGCTGCTGCACACGACGGCGGACGAAGTCGAACATTCCCGCCAGTATAACGGCAAGATCCAGGCCGATTATCCCAATTACCTCGAAGATACGCCCCGACAGTTCATGATTCACAGTACGTTTTATTGTTCCGCCAGCGCGAGCGCAAGAGACGAGGTCGCAGCGCCCCGTTTGAATGCGTACGTGACCAAAAACACGGGATTTACCCTGCAGGGCAATACGAATATCATCAAATCGTTCACGCTGAACGACCCCGTGATCCGACCGGACCATCTGAACGACCCCAACCACAAGGAAGTCAAAATCTCCTATATCCGCGAAGGTTCTATTCCCGATTACGATTACACGAACGACGACCAGCCTTTTGTGGACGGAGACCATACGAGAATTTTGGTCCGCGTTCCGTTCTCGGTCACGGTCGAAGCGGCAGACAAATGGTGGATCAAAGGCATGGACGAATCGTACGGCTATCGCATGTGGCTGAAAAACATGATCAACGGCACGGTCAATTTTTACGGCGACCCCGATGCGATCATTCAGCACAAGGACGCGTTCGACGACCAGAACCGGTGTATCCGCATGACGTTCACGTTTCCCCAATCGTGGAACAATATTTTGGATTTCTCCAAGGTCGGCTACCAAGCGTACACGGACGTGGACTTCTATTCCTCGTTCGCCGTTCTTATGTCCGGTCCGTACGATCTGCCGGTCGGCATCTCGGTCAAAAGCGACGGCAAAGACTACGACCCGCTCAATATCCAATCGGCCAAAATTTTTATTCAATGGGGCTGCGTCGCCCGCGAGACGAAGATCGCGATGGCCGACGGCACGTTCAAGCGGGCGGACGAGGTTCGGATCGGAGATGACGTGCGCGACATGAACGACGCAGCGGTTACGGTCCGCAAAGTGCTGACGGGACCCGAAGCCAAACTGTATCGGCTGTCCACGGACTCCTACAGTGTGCGAGTGACGCCCGATCATATCATGTGCACCGAGCATGGCCTGCTGCGCGCGATTGAAGTCATCCCCGGCATGCGGCTCCATACGGTCGACGGACTGCAAACGGTCACGAAGACGGGCTGGTCGGATTACGGCGATACGGTCTACAATTTTGAATTCGATACCGAGACGGTGATGATTGGCAGCGGCTTCCTGATGGGCGACTCGATGCTGCAAAACCGTACAAAGGAGCTGGACATCCATGAACATTAA
- a CDS encoding SDR family NAD(P)-dependent oxidoreductase — MTKTALVTGANKGIGYEIAKRLLEAGFRVLVGARDRERGETAVQALREFGDAHWISLDVADLASIERAAAAVKQQYPDLALLVNNAGIPGDMHKVGWAFEAEELAATHQVNFVGPFALSKALLPLLIANSGTIQNVTIPIEPLPYFNAFAYATSKAPLNVMTKSWAMSFAAENMPVQIFAVMPGAVSTDLNGRMTGDFVKTPAQAAQFIVGFLLDGENRNGQVINDDGTLAVY; from the coding sequence ATGACAAAAACGGCATTGGTTACAGGCGCGAACAAAGGAATCGGTTACGAGATCGCCAAGCGGCTGCTGGAAGCGGGCTTCCGCGTATTGGTTGGAGCGCGGGATCGGGAGCGGGGAGAGACGGCCGTGCAGGCGCTGCGCGAATTCGGCGACGCCCACTGGATCTCGCTCGACGTAGCGGACCTTGCGAGCATCGAGCGTGCGGCAGCCGCCGTGAAGCAGCAGTATCCCGATCTCGCGCTGCTCGTCAACAACGCGGGCATCCCGGGCGACATGCACAAGGTCGGCTGGGCGTTTGAAGCGGAGGAGCTGGCGGCGACGCATCAGGTGAACTTCGTCGGCCCTTTCGCATTGTCCAAAGCGCTGCTTCCGCTGCTGATCGCGAATTCCGGCACGATTCAGAACGTCACGATCCCGATCGAGCCGCTGCCTTATTTCAATGCGTTTGCCTACGCGACGTCCAAAGCTCCGCTGAACGTGATGACAAAATCGTGGGCGATGAGCTTTGCTGCCGAGAATATGCCGGTGCAGATCTTCGCGGTCATGCCGGGCGCCGTATCGACCGATCTCAACGGCCGCATGACCGGCGATTTCGTCAAGACGCCGGCTCAAGCGGCGCAGTTCATCGTCGGTTTCCTGCTCGACGGCGAGAACCGTAACGGACAGGTCATCAACGACGACGGTACGCTCGCGGTCTACTGA